One segment of Etheostoma cragini isolate CJK2018 chromosome 23, CSU_Ecrag_1.0, whole genome shotgun sequence DNA contains the following:
- the LOC117939090 gene encoding uncharacterized protein LOC117939090, with protein MRSGFPHSQGGAYSVFQDWSNVGVCRLPQDINVTPVPVHPEIGIQNNMVVTQNTEERRVTYSRVPLEQQEYRSQRLYHQQESLATIIGTGFQHPRPRDGACIFQNMQLSRKDNDDFYSSSHVAAEHSRYFGTLAYENSVRQSDSNSGQQKEYSKQNVSWHFKKKSHRNHDTGLQQSQDKDQCSSVAVCNNITPSPLLEALLKTNSSELPCSEETNGNIELNANNNFLNTKRQSKYLQVKSLLNGLNCGQTRTENLDYQRGKPSTPYQQQVSSHCISSQPSTDKLVSAGKTHPPTDIEIQDFVAQKLIYFRSILRLKNTNPGHSNKDLGRNSTLQPDSIKPKVDSVAHLPTTSAKDVDSQSQNWDANEQCLKMDKHERWHKSVREEA; from the coding sequence ATGCGATCCGGATTTCCACACAGCCAAGGTGGGGCCTATTCTGTGTTTCAAGACTGGAGTAACGTGGGTGTTTGCCGATTACCACAAGACATCAATGTTACCCCTGTACCAGTTCACCCTGAAATTGGAATACAAAACAACATGGTAGTCACTCAAAATACTGAGGAGCGTAGAGTGACTTACAGTCGGGTTCCATTGGAGCAGCAAGAATATCGATCACAGAGACTTTACCACCAACAGGAGTCACTGGCAACCATAATAGGCACTGGATTTCAGCACCCAAGACCCAGGGATGGTGcttgcatttttcaaaacatgCAATTGAGCAGAAAAGATAATGACGATTTTTATTCATCATCACATGTTGCCGCAGAACACAGTAGATATTTTGGGACTTTGGCCTATGAAAACTCTGTAAGACAATCTGATAGTAACAGTGGTCAACAAAAGGAATATTCCAAGCAAAATGTCAGTTGGCATTTCAAGAAAAAGTCACATCGGAACCATGATACTGGACTGCAGCAATCTCAGGATAAAGATCAGTGTTCTTCTGTGGCTGTGTGCAACAATATTACACCCTCTCCTCTGCTTGAAGCCTTGCTAAAAACAAACTCTTCAGAACTGCCTTGTTCAGAGGAAACAAATGGCAACATTGAACTCAACgctaataataattttttaaatacaaaaagacaGAGCAAATATTTGCAAGTCAAAAGTTTACTAAATGGGCTAAACTGTGGACAGACTAGAACAGAAAACCTAGATTATCAAAGAGGAAAACCCTCCACCCCCTATCAGCAGCAGGTCTCCTCCCACTGTATCAGTAGTCAGCCATCCACAGACAAACTTGTGTCAGCTGGAAAAACACATCCACCTACAGATATCGAAATCCAAGACTTTGTTGCACAAAAGCTCATATATTTTAGGTCTATTTTAcgtctgaaaaacacaaatcctGGACATTCAAACAAGGATTTGGGCAGGAACTCCACACTGCAGCCTGACAGCATCAAGCCTAAGGTTGACAGTGTTGCCCATCTCCCTACAACCTCTGCCAAAGATGTGGACAGCCAAAGTCAAAACTGGGATGCAAATGAGCAGTGCCTTAAAATGGACA